A genomic region of Arachis hypogaea cultivar Tifrunner chromosome 5, arahy.Tifrunner.gnm2.J5K5, whole genome shotgun sequence contains the following coding sequences:
- the LOC112803624 gene encoding cytochrome b561 and DOMON domain-containing protein At3g25290-like has protein sequence MVPSSISLLLLFILIALIASTSANTCTNQTLTDASNNNKVYANCMDLPQLNAFLHWTHNTSNSSVSVAFVATPPRPGGWVSWAVNPTGTGMVGAQSFVAYKGDNGVVTVFPLNIQSYSKMSQNLTIDTWNLRGEEDEGVIKIFVNIKVVENAVSLNQVWQVGPSVTAGRIDPHAFAPENLNSKGPLSLVGTQSISHGVDSRTKRKNVHGILNAVSWGFLFPLGVAIARYLRIFPCADPTWFYLHVGCQMSAYVIGVVGWVTGLKLGSESEGIVYTAHRNIGIALFCLCTIQMFALLVRPNKDHKYRVFWNIYHHSFGYTMIFLGIINVFKGFDILNTTEKWKSSCIVAISALAITALILEVITWIVVLRRKSNTK, from the exons ATGGTGCCATCATCAATTTCCCTCCTCTTATTGTTCATTCTCATAGCACTCATTGCTAGTACCTCCGCTAACACATGCACCAACCAAACCCTCACCGACGCTAGTAATAACAACAAGGTTTATGCCAATTGCATGGACCTCCCACAGCTTAATGCTTTCCTCCATTGGACACACAACACATCCAATTCCTCTGTGTCTGTTGCCTTTGTGGCGACCCCACCTCGCCCAGGAGGTTGGGTTTCCTGGGCAGTTAACCCAACCGGCACGGGCATGGTGGGAGCCCAATCCTTTGTGGCCTACAAGGGTGACAACGGTGTCGTAACCGTCTTTCCCCTCAACATACAATCGTATAGTAAGATGTCTCAGAACCTCACGATTGACACGTGGAATTTGAGGGGAGAAGAGGACGAAGGGGTAATCAAGATCTTTGTGAATATAAAGGTGGTTGAGAATGCAGTGAGCTTGAACCAAGTGTGGCAAGTGGGACCCTCAGTGACAGCAGGGAGGATCGACCCGCATGCCTTTGCTCCTGAGAATTTAAATTCCAAGGGACCACTTAGCTTGGTTGGAACACAAAGTATTTCTCATGGCGTGGATTCAAGGACCAAGAGAAagaat GTTCATGGAATACTAAATGCTGTGAGCTGGGGTTTCCTATTTCCCCTTGGAGTAGCGATAGCAAGGTATTTGAGGATATTCCCATGTGCAGATCCAACTTGGTTCTATCTTCATGTTGGTTGCCAAATGTCTGCTTATGTCATTGGGGTTGTTGGCTGGGTAACTGGTCTTAAGCTCGGAAGTGAATCAGAGGGCATTGTGTACACTGCTCATCGCAATATTGGAATAGCCCTCTTTTGTCTTTGCACTATTCAG ATGTTCGCATTGCTCGTAAGGCCAAATAAGGATCACAAATATCGTGTCTTCTGGAATATCTATCATCATAGCTTTGGATACACTATGATTTTCCTTGGAATTATCAACGTATTCAAGGGTTTTGACATCTTGAATACAACGGAGAAATGGAAATCGAGTTGTATTGTAGCGATTTCTGCATTGGCTATAACTGCTTTAATCTTGGAGGTGATCACATGGATTGTTGTCTTGAGGAGAAAGTCTAATACTAAATAA